The Pseudomonas fragi DNA window TGGAGGCACCCGGGGATGCGCCCAGCAGGCCGGCGATGCTGCCATCTTTGGCGCTGACAATCTCGGTACCGAGTTTCAGCACGCCGCCCTTCTCTTCGTCACGCTTGATGATCTGCACACGCTGACCAGCCTGCCACAGGCGCCAGTCTTCGGACTTGGCGTTCGGGAAGTACTCTTTCAGAGCATTGAAGCGGTCTTCGTCCGACAGCATCAGCTGACCGGCCAGGTATTCAACCAGCGGGTACTGTTCGATACCGACTTTGGTCATTGGCCAGATGTTGTGCGTAGTCGTGCTGGTCAGCAGGTCGAAGTACGAACCTTCTTTCAGGAACTTGGTGGAGAAGGTTGCGAACGGGCCAAACAGGATGACGCGCTTGCCATCCAGCACGCGGGTGTCCAGGTGCGGAACCGACATTGGTGGCGCGCCAACCGAAGCCTTGCCATAGGCCTTGGCCAGATGCTGCTCGGCAACAGTCGGGTTTTCGGTCACCAGGAACGAGCCGCCAACCGGGAAGCCTGCGTATTCCTTGGCTTCAGGAATGCCGGATTTCTGCAGCAGGTGCAGGGCACCGCCGCCAGCGCCGATAAACACGAACTTGGCGTCAGTTTCGGTTGTGCTGCCGTCTTTCAGGTTTTTGTACACCACACGCCACGAACCATCTTCGTTGCGCTTGATGTCTTGCACTTCGCTCGACAGCTTCAGCGAGAAGTTAGGCTTGGTTTGCAGGTAGGCTGCAAACTGGCGCGTAATTTCGCCAAAGTTCACGTCAGTACCGATCGGCGACCAGGTAGCCGCGACTTTCTGGTTGGGATCACGCCCTTCCATCATCAACGGAACCCACTTCTTGATCTGCACCGGGTCTTCGGAGTACTGCATGCCCGCGAACAGAGGGCTGGCCTGCAATGCTTCGTAGCGCTTTTTCAGGAACTTGATGTTGTCGTCGCCCCACACAAAGCTCATGTGCGGCGTGGAGTTGATGAACGAGCGCGGATCTTTCAGCACGCCGTTCTTGACCTGCCACGACCAGAACTGGCGCGAGACCTGGAAGGCTTCATTGATTTCAATGGCCTTGGGGATCTCAACATTGCCGTTCTTGTCTTCCGGCGTGTAGTTCAACTCTGCCAGGGCCGAGTGACCGGTACCTGCGTTGTTCCAGCCGTTGGAGCTTTCCAGGGCAACGCCATCGAGACGTTCGATCATCTCCATGGACATGCCGGGTTCCAGCTCATTGAGCCAGACACCCAGAGTAGCGCTCATGATGCCGCCGCCGATCAGCAGTACATCCACGTGTTTTGGTTCTGCCGCCTGCACGGAGGTAATCCCCATGGTCAGCGCCAGGCCCAGTAGCCCCTTGTTCATTTTTTTTAACATGTTGTAGTACCTAAGATAAAACGCCATCTGCCCGGCACGCAGTGCCTGAAGCTGCCTGGCCCACTGCAGACGGTCACCTGCAATCGAACCAGCTTCAAGCCCCGAACGGGCAGATATATAAGGCCTGTGCACGTTACAGACCTCACTTCATGTACCTTGGGCGCTGATCTCTTGTTGGTCTTGGCTTCAGCTACTTGGGTAACATTTTGGGTACAGCAGATGCGACTCCCTTGATGTCCGGCCTGCTCGCGGTTCCTTCCGGGGAACCTGCGTGGACATGACGCTCCAGGGCGGCCAGCCGTTCAACCGCGACATTCTACCTCAGGTGGCACTCTGGGCGAAGCAGCAGTAGCCAAGCCCCGCGCTCAGGTATAATCACGGCTTTGCCCCGCCTATCAACAGGATTCACCCATGTCTTTAAGCAAACGCACCCAGGCACAGATCGAACGTCGCCTGATCACCTCCCTGACCGAGGCCTGTGAAACGGCCAAATCACAGATCCCGGGGTTTGCCTGGCTCACCCATGTGGTCGACTACGAAGCCTTCCCGGCCAGCCTCAAGGTGGTCTGGGTGTTCGATACGCAAGCCAGCAAAGACTTCGCCCTGGCCGATGGCGAGGCGCGCTTTATGGGGGAACTGACGGCCCAGGCATTGGCGGATGCCGGCGTCAAGGTGCGTAACGGCTCGGCCCATGTGTATTTCGACTCGGAAGAAGAATGCCAGCGCAGCTGTGGCGGCAACTGGCCAAAACGTTTGGCCCAGAAGAACTGAGCCGTGGCAAAAGACATCGAAAACCCGTGCATTGCGGTTTGCCAGCTTAGCGGCGACTTGTGCGTGAGTTGCGGGCGTACCAAGGAAGACATCCGCAAATGGCGGGGCATGAAGCGCCCGGAAAAAATGGCCGCCGTGCAGCGCGCTAGCGCACGGCTCAAAAGCCTGCGTAAAAAAAACAGCTAAGCGCTACGCCAGGTACTTGGTGAACCAGTCAAGGGTTCTGTTCCAGGCCAGGGTGGCAGCGGCCTCGTCGTAACGGGGCGTGGAGTCGTTGTGAAAGCCGTGATTCACCCCCGGGTAGACATGTGCCTCATAGACTTTACCGTTGGCCTTCAACGCCTGTTCAAAGGCTGGCCAGCCTTCATTGATGCGCGTATCCAGCCCGGCGTAGTGCAGCATGAGCGGTGCCTGGATACGGCTGACCTCATCGGCACCTGGCTGGCGTCCGTAAAACGACACCGCCGCCCCCAACTCCGGGTAGGCCACTGCTGCCGCATTGGCCACCCCGCCGCCATAGCAGAACCCGGTAATGCCCACTTTGCCAGTACTTGCATCGTGGTGCATCAACCACTCCACCGCCGCAAAGAAGTCATTCATCAGCCTGGTCGGATCAACCTTCTGCTGCAGCGCCAGGCCTTGCTCGTCATTGCCGGGGTAACCACCCACCGACGTCAGGCCATCGGGTGCCAGGGCAATAAACCCCGCCTTGCCCAGGCGCCGGGCCACATCTTCGATATACGGATTCAGCCCGCGATTCTCATGCACCACCACCACGGCCGGCAGCTTGCCGGTGGCCTTGGCTGGCCGCACCAGATAACCCCGCACCTGGCCGTTGCCCTTGGGCGACGGGTACAGAATGTACTCGGCAACGATATCCGGGTCGGTAAAGGAAACCTGCTCGGCGAGTGCATAGTCAGGGCTCAACGCCGTCAGCAACGATAACGCTGTCGTACCCAGGGCGAACACCGCAGCACGATCAAGAAACTCGCGGCGGTTGATCTTGCCGTGGGCGTAGTAGTCATAGAGCTCAAGCAATTCGGGGGCAAAGTCTTTCGCGGTAAGACGCGTCATCAGTGCAGTTCCTTGGGCCGGGTGCGCTTAACCATAGAGCATTTTGTAGCTAAATGCGTCTCAGACCTTTTACCTGACGCCGTGGGATACCATACCGGCCCTGCCTGAAACCTGTCAGGCCAGACCTAGTTAACTGAAGGGGTATCGAACGGTGAAAATTGCACTTGTGCTGCTGTTGAGCGCTTTTTCCATGCTGGCCCAGGCCGCGAATATCGGCGAGCGCCTGACGCCGTGGACCTTGCAGGATCAGCACGACCAGCCCTACACCCTTAACGAGAAAACCCGGGTGCTGCTGGTAGCACGCAATATGGACGGCTCAAAACTGGTCAAGGCCGCACTGGAGAACCAGGCCAAGGGCTATCTGGAGGCACGCAATGTGGTGTTCCTTGCCGATGTGCAGCGTATGCCTTCGCTGATCGGCAAATTTATCGCCATCCCGGCCATGCGTGACTACAGCTACCGCGTGGTGCTCGACCGCGACGGCAAGGTGGCTGCCAACTATCCGGGCGCAGAAGACAAGGTGCTGTGGCTGCAACTGGACAACGGCACCCTGGTATCCCGACAGGAATTTGCCAGCGCCGACGAGCTGCGTGCAGCACTGGAAAAGCTGCCGGTGCAGTGACCCCTGTAGCCGTTGACGAGCGGAGCGAGGCGACGTTCGTCAATGACTACAAAGTGTTTGCTCTCGCTCAACGCATCGGCGGCAAACCGTAGGCCGCCAGATCAAAATCGGCCAGCTGGCGAATGATCTGGTCGGCATGCGCGTACTTGCTGTCGGCCATCGCTTCATCCGGCACGGCTATGGCGGTCATGCCGGCGGCTTTTGCCGCCGTTACGCCGAAGGGCGAATCTTCAAACACCAGGCACTGCCCGGGCGCAACGCCCAGGCGCCGTGCTGCCGTGAGGAAGATATCCGGCGCAGGCTTGGCCGCGCCCACTTCAGGGTCATCAGCAGTGACGATGGTGTCGAACAGGTCAAACCACTCACCATGCAAGGTGGTCTTGTGCGCAAATGAATGCTGCGACGAACTGGTGCCTACTGCTATCGGGATATTGTGTGCCTTCAAATGCCGCACCAGCGCCTCGGCACCCGGCATGCCCGCGGCTTTGGGGAAGCGCTCTTTTAGTAGCGGTTCGCGGATAACCAGGAATTCCTGCGCGGTGATCGGCAATTCCAGCGCCTTGACCAGAAATTCGGCGAGGTCCAGGGCGCCGCGACCAATGATGTGCTGCTTGATGCTCCAGTCATAAGTGCGACCGTAACGTTCGGCGATGATCTGCGTAACTTCGGTGTAGATGCCCTCGGTATCCAGCAACAAACCGTCCATATCGAAAATCACGGCCTGGATCGGGCCGACAGCAGCACGCGGTGTAGTCATCACAACAAATCCGTTGGCAGGAAGGATTCAGCACCATAACACCGCAAGAGCTTCAATGTGCTGCACGCATCGTCAATCGCCCAGGCTCAGATGGTGATCAGCATCCGTGATCACAACATCACCATATACGATTGGCACACGGCGCAGGAGGGGTTGAAAGTGGGGTTATTGCCCCACTCATAAATCCAAAACAAGGAGGCACGCATGCCCCAGTCCCTGCCAACCCTGTGCGGTTCGATCATGGGCTCGCCCTTTTCCCTCTCTGCAAAAATCCACAACGCGGCCTACGCGGCCCTGGGCCTGGACTACACCTTTGTCTGTTTTGGCATCGAAGATCCGGTTGCAGGCGTCGCGGCCATCCGCACATTGGGTGTGCGCGGAATGAACGTGTCCATGCCCTACAAAACCGTGGTGATGGAGCATCTGGACGCGATCGATGAGTCCGCGCTGGTCATTGGCGCGGTCAACACCATCAATAATGTCGACGGTGTACTCACCGGCTACAACACCGATTACCTGGGCGCGGTGCGCGCCCTGCAAGAAGTCTGCGAGCTCAATAAGCAGCGGATTGCCGTGATCGGCGCGGGTGGTGCAGCACGGGCCGTAGTCTATGGCTGTTTGCAAGCGGCAGCCCGGGTCACAGTGTTCAACCGCAGCAGCGAACGGGGCAAGGTCCTGAGCTCAGACCTGGGCGCGCACTGGGGCGGCGGTGTCGAGACCTTTGCCGCGCAAGATTTCGACATCGTGATCAATGCCACCAGCGTGGGCTTCAAGCAGCCCGACAGCAACCCGTTGGACGGGCTGCTGGCCAGCCACCTGATTGTCATGGACGTAGCCTTTATGCCCGTGCGCACCGCCTTGCTGCTGCAGGCGGCCGCGCTGGGCTGCCGCACCGTGTCCGGCACGCGAATGCTGGTGCATCAGGCCTGTCGACAAATCGAGTTGTACACCGGCATGGAGGCGCCCATCGACATCATGGAGCAGGCCATGCTCGAGGAAATACAGAGGTTGAATCTGTAAAAAACCTGCTGCCTATCGATAACAAGATGCCGTAAAGGCACCTACCAGAAGGTACCCACATGACTCACGAACATGGTTCATCTGATATTGACCTGGTCCCCGAAACCGAAGCACCCAAGAAAGACCTGCACCGGGCCGCCTGGGCCTGCTCCCTGGGCAGCGCGCTGGAATACTATGACTTTGCCCTCTACACCCTGGCCGCCGCGCTGATTTTCGGCCCGCTGTTCTTCCCTGAACAAACCCGCACCATGAGCCTGATCGCCAGCTTTGGCACCTACTTCCTGGGCTTTGCGATCCGCCCGCTGGGCGGCGTGCTGTTCGGCATGATCGGCGACCGCGTGGGGCGCAAGTTCGTGCTTACCTCCACGGTGCTGCTGATGGGCGTTTCCAGCACCCTGATTGGCGCCCTGCCCACCTTCAGCCAGGTCGGCTACCTCGCCCCCGTGCTGCTGGTGGTGCTGCGTCTGCTCCAGGGGCTGGGCGCCGGTGCCGAACAAGCCGGTGCGGCGGTAATGATGACCGAGTACGCCCCGCAAGGCCGCCGCGGCTTCTACGCGGCGCTGCCGTTTCTTGGTATTCAACTGGGTACTATCCTTGCCGCACTGGTGTACTTTGCGGTCATCAGCAGCAGTGACAACGTGCTCGAAAGCGGGCTGTGGCGCATACCGTTTTTCAGCAGCGTGGTGATCGTTGCCCTGGGCCTGTACATGCGCCTGTCGCTAAAGGAGTCACCGACCTTTATCCGCCTCAAGGCACTCAAGCGCGTGTGCGATAACCCGCTCAAAAGCGCGATGAAACATTCCAAACCTACGCTGTTGCTGGGCATCGGCCTGCGCCTGGGCGAAAACGGCGGTTCGTCGATTTACCAGGCCCTGGCAGTGAGTTACATCGTGGGCGTGGTCGGCCTGCAAGGGCCAGTGGGCGTACTGACACT harbors:
- the mqo gene encoding malate dehydrogenase (quinone) is translated as MLKKMNKGLLGLALTMGITSVQAAEPKHVDVLLIGGGIMSATLGVWLNELEPGMSMEMIERLDGVALESSNGWNNAGTGHSALAELNYTPEDKNGNVEIPKAIEINEAFQVSRQFWSWQVKNGVLKDPRSFINSTPHMSFVWGDDNIKFLKKRYEALQASPLFAGMQYSEDPVQIKKWVPLMMEGRDPNQKVAATWSPIGTDVNFGEITRQFAAYLQTKPNFSLKLSSEVQDIKRNEDGSWRVVYKNLKDGSTTETDAKFVFIGAGGGALHLLQKSGIPEAKEYAGFPVGGSFLVTENPTVAEQHLAKAYGKASVGAPPMSVPHLDTRVLDGKRVILFGPFATFSTKFLKEGSYFDLLTSTTTHNIWPMTKVGIEQYPLVEYLAGQLMLSDEDRFNALKEYFPNAKSEDWRLWQAGQRVQIIKRDEEKGGVLKLGTEIVSAKDGSIAGLLGASPGASTAAPIMLTVLETVFKDKVATPEWQAKLHQIVPSYGTKLNGDPDRVAQEWAYTAEVLKLTPPPAIPAATHTATPAQAPAKPAPSNPAADMAL
- a CDS encoding DUF1289 domain-containing protein; protein product: MAKDIENPCIAVCQLSGDLCVSCGRTKEDIRKWRGMKRPEKMAAVQRASARLKSLRKKNS
- the yghX gene encoding YghX family hydrolase — encoded protein: MTRLTAKDFAPELLELYDYYAHGKINRREFLDRAAVFALGTTALSLLTALSPDYALAEQVSFTDPDIVAEYILYPSPKGNGQVRGYLVRPAKATGKLPAVVVVHENRGLNPYIEDVARRLGKAGFIALAPDGLTSVGGYPGNDEQGLALQQKVDPTRLMNDFFAAVEWLMHHDASTGKVGITGFCYGGGVANAAAVAYPELGAAVSFYGRQPGADEVSRIQAPLMLHYAGLDTRINEGWPAFEQALKANGKVYEAHVYPGVNHGFHNDSTPRYDEAAATLAWNRTLDWFTKYLA
- a CDS encoding HAD-IA family hydrolase codes for the protein MTTPRAAVGPIQAVIFDMDGLLLDTEGIYTEVTQIIAERYGRTYDWSIKQHIIGRGALDLAEFLVKALELPITAQEFLVIREPLLKERFPKAAGMPGAEALVRHLKAHNIPIAVGTSSSQHSFAHKTTLHGEWFDLFDTIVTADDPEVGAAKPAPDIFLTAARRLGVAPGQCLVFEDSPFGVTAAKAAGMTAIAVPDEAMADSKYAHADQIIRQLADFDLAAYGLPPMR
- the aroE gene encoding shikimate dehydrogenase; the encoded protein is MPQSLPTLCGSIMGSPFSLSAKIHNAAYAALGLDYTFVCFGIEDPVAGVAAIRTLGVRGMNVSMPYKTVVMEHLDAIDESALVIGAVNTINNVDGVLTGYNTDYLGAVRALQEVCELNKQRIAVIGAGGAARAVVYGCLQAAARVTVFNRSSERGKVLSSDLGAHWGGGVETFAAQDFDIVINATSVGFKQPDSNPLDGLLASHLIVMDVAFMPVRTALLLQAAALGCRTVSGTRMLVHQACRQIELYTGMEAPIDIMEQAMLEEIQRLNL
- a CDS encoding MFS transporter, with the protein product MTHEHGSSDIDLVPETEAPKKDLHRAAWACSLGSALEYYDFALYTLAAALIFGPLFFPEQTRTMSLIASFGTYFLGFAIRPLGGVLFGMIGDRVGRKFVLTSTVLLMGVSSTLIGALPTFSQVGYLAPVLLVVLRLLQGLGAGAEQAGAAVMMTEYAPQGRRGFYAALPFLGIQLGTILAALVYFAVISSSDNVLESGLWRIPFFSSVVIVALGLYMRLSLKESPTFIRLKALKRVCDNPLKSAMKHSKPTLLLGIGLRLGENGGSSIYQALAVSYIVGVVGLQGPVGVLTLICAASLGALTVPIAGKLSDRFGRVVVYRAFALLQLALAFPVWWVLSQGNVVASIIAISIALGIGTWGMFGTQAALMPELFGSRHRYMGVSIAREASAVIAGGIAPLIGAGLIALVVASHDGDASAGIGAWLPIACYLSLLTLITLYTTFKTPETLNRDLDEPRDAWEMMPGHSEQNLAPQSVAPSLPR